In Streptomyces sp. NBC_00483, a single window of DNA contains:
- a CDS encoding APC family permease → MTQAPSLSPTPPAGDEPDLSEGWGEQRSRLRKDLRRLDVLFFLICTLVGLDTIGSVAAQGPQGLTWMVILAVLFFLPYGLLVAELGSAFPVQGGPYVWTRLAFGRLVAGVNQLLYWISNPVWVGGSLCIIALTTWEEFFTPLPGFWKYVAGFVFIWGGALAVVQSVRIGKWVPIAGAVARVVLLGFFLVSVVVYAAEHGVHALPAGEFTPTYAGFVALVPVLIFNYVGFELPSSAAEEMKNPRRDIPLSILRSGLAAVLLYGGPILGILFVLPSQEIGSLGGFIDACKAVFTVYGGSIAADGTVTLTGLGAVFGGVAAAGLIIGLLTSGVTWAMGAHRAQAVACADGAGPAWLGRISEKHGTPVRVNILSAVLGSILFVVALNLTGGDGEKYFAAGLGLTISTTFISYVITFPSLAVLRRKYPDQERPYAVPGGRVGAWIVTALATGFVAFTVVVLVWPGFGVGWFGTSGNPADSLPESFAGQRLPYTLSQVLPLLLFVVIGLVFYAAGTRARRKASGGSGHSG, encoded by the coding sequence GTGACCCAAGCGCCATCCCTCTCGCCGACCCCGCCCGCCGGGGACGAGCCCGACCTCTCCGAAGGCTGGGGCGAGCAGCGCTCACGGCTGCGCAAGGATCTGCGCCGGCTGGACGTGCTGTTCTTCCTCATCTGCACGCTCGTCGGCCTGGACACCATCGGATCCGTCGCCGCACAGGGCCCGCAGGGCCTGACCTGGATGGTCATCCTGGCGGTCCTCTTCTTCCTCCCCTACGGGCTACTCGTCGCCGAACTCGGCTCGGCCTTCCCCGTGCAGGGCGGCCCGTACGTGTGGACGCGCCTGGCCTTCGGCCGGCTCGTCGCGGGCGTCAACCAGCTCCTCTACTGGATCTCCAACCCGGTCTGGGTGGGCGGCAGCCTGTGCATCATCGCGCTGACCACCTGGGAGGAGTTCTTCACGCCGCTGCCGGGCTTCTGGAAGTACGTCGCCGGGTTCGTGTTCATCTGGGGCGGTGCGCTCGCCGTGGTGCAGTCCGTACGCATCGGCAAGTGGGTGCCCATCGCGGGCGCCGTCGCGCGCGTCGTGCTGCTCGGCTTCTTCCTCGTGTCCGTCGTCGTCTACGCCGCCGAACATGGCGTGCACGCCCTACCCGCGGGCGAATTCACGCCTACGTATGCGGGCTTCGTGGCGCTCGTCCCGGTGCTCATCTTCAACTACGTAGGCTTCGAACTGCCCAGCTCGGCCGCCGAGGAGATGAAGAACCCGCGCCGTGACATCCCCCTGTCGATCCTGCGCTCCGGGCTCGCCGCCGTGCTCCTCTACGGAGGCCCCATCCTCGGCATCCTGTTCGTCCTGCCCAGCCAGGAGATCGGCAGCCTGGGCGGCTTCATCGACGCCTGCAAGGCCGTCTTCACCGTCTACGGCGGCTCCATCGCGGCCGACGGCACGGTGACGCTGACCGGGCTCGGCGCCGTATTCGGCGGCGTCGCCGCGGCGGGCCTCATCATCGGCCTGCTCACCTCCGGTGTCACCTGGGCCATGGGCGCCCACCGCGCGCAGGCCGTGGCGTGCGCGGACGGCGCGGGTCCGGCCTGGCTGGGCCGCATCTCCGAGAAGCACGGCACCCCGGTACGGGTCAACATCCTGTCCGCCGTGCTCGGTTCGATCCTGTTCGTCGTCGCCCTCAACCTCACCGGCGGCGACGGAGAGAAGTACTTCGCGGCGGGCCTCGGCCTGACCATCAGCACGACGTTCATCTCCTACGTCATCACGTTCCCGAGCCTCGCCGTGCTGCGCCGCAAGTACCCCGACCAGGAGCGCCCCTACGCCGTGCCCGGCGGCCGGGTGGGCGCCTGGATCGTGACCGCGCTCGCCACCGGCTTCGTGGCGTTCACCGTGGTCGTGCTCGTCTGGCCCGGTTTCGGGGTCGGTTGGTTCGGCACCTCGGGCAACCCGGCGGACTCGCTGCCCGAGTCGTTCGCGGGCCAGCGGCTGCCGTACACGCTCAGCCAGGTGCTGCCGCTGCTGCTGTTCGTCGTGATCGGGTTGGTGTTCTACGCGGCCGGAACCAGGGCCCGGCGGAAGGCCTCTGGCGGTTCCGGCCACAGTGGTTGA
- a CDS encoding acetate--CoA ligase family protein: MTTTTGLDALYDPASVAVVGASDNPEKWGYWLAAGALTGRARRAVHLVNRRGGHLQGEPFRPALSTLDAPPEHVVVAVPPHQVRPVVQEGLDTGARCFTVITSGTTEEDSLADLVTSHGARLLGPNCMGIVDTTSQLRLSWGDFPTGGLGLVSQSGNLALEIGRHLERAGAGFSRFVSLGNQRDIDAADALESLIAHEPTRAIAAYVEDFRDGRRLADVLAAAHAGGKPVLLLTVGRSSASGRAAASHTGALVSPHATVAAVCRDAGALLLNSAGELVDTALHLMSPTLPLIRSRPQPSRHDTTPTPTPAQPGADPPPPHRIAVIGDSGGQGALAADSFAACGFDVPALSPATVDALGAQLPPGAGRANPVDLAGAGEQDLAAYARVAATLLHSGDAETVVLTGYFGDYATANPAQAGRECEIAHALADAAGAAGRALIVHTMARDTPALAVLRERGVPVHERVEQAATALAGAVRLAATTPHLPQERTTPPAAYEVEDGGYERVRELLASYGVAFPTAEFVTDADAAVEAAYRTGYPLVLKAMGLAHKTEAGGVALYIADEAALRTAFARMREATGAVRYAVEAMATPPYARELIVGVRKDAAFGPVVMVGAGGVTAELHADTALALAPLTPARARALLLELRHAPLLTGWRGAPAVHLEAAAAAVCAVAQAAADHPELTDLEVNPLLVHPGGAIALDAHAVVAAGSPL, from the coding sequence GTGACGACGACAACAGGCCTGGACGCGCTGTACGACCCGGCGTCCGTCGCGGTCGTCGGCGCGTCCGACAACCCGGAGAAGTGGGGCTACTGGCTCGCGGCGGGTGCCCTGACCGGCCGCGCCCGCCGGGCCGTCCACCTGGTCAACCGCAGGGGCGGCCATCTCCAGGGCGAGCCGTTCCGCCCCGCCCTGTCCACCCTGGACGCGCCGCCCGAGCACGTGGTGGTCGCGGTCCCGCCCCACCAGGTGCGCCCGGTGGTGCAGGAGGGCCTCGACACGGGCGCCCGCTGCTTCACGGTGATCACGTCGGGCACCACCGAGGAGGACTCCCTCGCGGACCTGGTCACCTCGCACGGCGCCCGCCTGCTCGGCCCCAACTGCATGGGCATCGTCGACACGACGAGCCAACTCCGGCTCAGCTGGGGCGACTTCCCGACCGGCGGCCTCGGTCTCGTTTCGCAGAGCGGCAACCTGGCCCTGGAGATCGGCCGCCACCTGGAACGCGCGGGCGCGGGCTTCTCGCGCTTCGTCTCGCTCGGCAACCAGCGCGACATCGACGCCGCCGACGCCCTGGAATCCCTGATCGCCCACGAGCCAACGAGAGCGATCGCGGCGTACGTGGAGGACTTCCGGGACGGCCGCCGCCTCGCGGACGTCCTGGCGGCCGCTCACGCCGGGGGAAAGCCGGTCCTGCTCCTCACGGTGGGCCGCAGCTCGGCATCGGGCCGCGCGGCCGCCTCCCACACGGGCGCCCTCGTCAGCCCGCACGCCACGGTCGCGGCGGTCTGCCGCGACGCCGGCGCCCTCCTCCTGAACTCCGCGGGCGAACTCGTCGACACCGCCCTCCACTTGATGTCCCCCACCCTCCCTCTCATACGTTCCCGCCCCCAGCCCTCACGCCACGACACGACCCCGACCCCCACCCCCGCCCAACCCGGCGCCGATCCACCCCCACCGCACCGGATCGCCGTGATCGGGGACAGCGGCGGACAGGGCGCGCTGGCCGCCGACTCGTTCGCCGCGTGCGGCTTCGATGTGCCCGCGCTCTCCCCGGCCACCGTCGACGCCCTGGGTGCGCAGCTGCCGCCGGGCGCGGGGCGGGCCAATCCGGTCGACCTTGCTGGGGCGGGCGAGCAGGATCTGGCCGCCTACGCGCGCGTGGCGGCCACCTTGCTGCACAGCGGCGACGCGGAAACGGTCGTACTCACCGGCTACTTCGGGGACTACGCGACCGCGAACCCCGCCCAGGCGGGGCGCGAGTGCGAGATCGCACACGCCCTCGCCGACGCCGCCGGCGCCGCGGGGCGGGCCCTTATCGTGCACACGATGGCCCGCGACACACCGGCCCTCGCCGTCCTCAGGGAGCGCGGTGTGCCGGTGCACGAGCGGGTCGAGCAGGCGGCGACGGCACTCGCGGGCGCCGTGCGTCTGGCCGCCACAACGCCGCACCTGCCGCAGGAGCGAACCACTCCCCCGGCGGCGTACGAGGTCGAGGACGGCGGCTACGAGCGGGTGCGCGAGCTGCTGGCGTCCTACGGAGTCGCGTTCCCCACGGCCGAGTTCGTGACGGACGCGGACGCGGCGGTCGAGGCCGCCTACCGCACGGGCTACCCCTTGGTGCTCAAGGCGATGGGGCTCGCGCACAAGACCGAGGCCGGTGGTGTGGCGCTGTACATCGCGGACGAGGCCGCCCTGCGGACCGCGTTCGCGCGGATGCGGGAGGCCACGGGTGCGGTTCGGTACGCGGTCGAGGCGATGGCCACACCTCCGTACGCGCGCGAACTCATCGTCGGCGTACGGAAGGACGCGGCGTTCGGTCCGGTCGTCATGGTCGGCGCCGGGGGCGTCACCGCCGAGCTGCACGCCGACACGGCGCTGGCTCTGGCCCCGCTCACCCCGGCACGCGCGCGTGCCCTGCTGCTGGAACTGCGGCACGCACCGCTGTTGACCGGGTGGCGCGGCGCACCGGCCGTCCACCTGGAGGCGGCCGCGGCGGCGGTGTGCGCGGTGGCCCAGGCCGCGGCGGACCACCCGGAACTGACCGATCTGGAGGTCAACCCGCTGCTTGTGCATCCCGGCGGCGCCATCGCCCTGGACGCACATGCGGTGGTGGCCGCTGGAAGCCCACTCTAG
- a CDS encoding Glu/Leu/Phe/Val dehydrogenase dimerization domain-containing protein, with protein MTTAPTPAAPAPAGTATPPTQPTAPLTELTWTDHVTGRNGYLVIDRLVRGVSSGGLRMRKGCTLEEVAGLARGMSMKEALHYNPEGRYIPLGGAKGGIDCDPQDPEAYGILVRYLKAMRPYIESFWTTGEDLGLTQDLVDKAAAEAGLVSSIQAVYPLLDDEETARQRLADAFAVDVDGIGLDELVGGCGVAEAVLVALDRAGRSYEGTRVSLQGLGTMGGATARFLARAGLTIVAVADLEGTIANDAGLDVDALLAARDAYGTVNRERLRPEDRELPGDAWLSADADVLIPAAVSYAIDAANQERITACWVVEAANMPVLADAEELLTGRGITVLPDVVVNSGTNAWWWWTLFGDIGADADEAFAYTRRSMRSLIDQMLARAEGDGTTPRAAAHAIVADRLPILAERFGWYR; from the coding sequence ATGACCACCGCCCCCACGCCCGCCGCGCCCGCGCCCGCAGGCACCGCCACGCCCCCGACGCAGCCGACGGCTCCCCTCACCGAGCTCACCTGGACCGACCATGTCACCGGCCGCAACGGCTACTTGGTGATCGACCGCCTGGTGCGCGGCGTCTCCAGCGGCGGCCTGCGGATGCGCAAGGGCTGCACCCTGGAGGAGGTCGCGGGGCTCGCGCGCGGCATGTCGATGAAGGAGGCGCTGCACTACAACCCGGAGGGCCGCTACATCCCGCTGGGCGGCGCCAAGGGCGGCATCGACTGCGACCCGCAGGACCCGGAGGCGTACGGCATTCTGGTGCGCTACCTGAAGGCGATGCGTCCGTACATCGAGTCCTTCTGGACAACGGGCGAGGACCTGGGTCTCACGCAGGACCTGGTCGACAAGGCGGCGGCCGAGGCGGGTCTCGTGTCGTCCATCCAGGCCGTGTACCCGCTCCTGGACGACGAGGAGACGGCCCGTCAGCGGCTGGCGGACGCGTTCGCGGTGGACGTCGACGGCATCGGTCTCGACGAGCTGGTGGGCGGCTGCGGCGTCGCCGAGGCGGTCCTGGTGGCGCTCGACCGCGCCGGCCGCTCCTACGAAGGCACCCGTGTCTCCCTCCAGGGCCTGGGCACCATGGGCGGCGCCACGGCCCGCTTCCTCGCGCGCGCGGGGCTCACGATCGTGGCGGTGGCCGACCTGGAGGGCACCATCGCCAACGACGCGGGCCTCGATGTGGACGCGCTGCTCGCGGCGCGCGACGCCTACGGCACGGTGAACCGCGAGCGGCTGCGGCCGGAGGATCGTGAACTGCCGGGCGACGCCTGGCTTTCGGCGGACGCGGACGTACTGATCCCGGCCGCGGTCTCGTACGCGATCGACGCGGCGAACCAGGAGCGGATCACGGCCTGCTGGGTCGTCGAGGCGGCGAACATGCCGGTCCTCGCGGACGCCGAGGAGCTGCTGACCGGGCGCGGCATCACGGTCCTGCCGGACGTGGTCGTCAACTCCGGGACGAACGCCTGGTGGTGGTGGACCCTGTTCGGCGACATCGGCGCGGACGCGGACGAGGCCTTCGCCTACACGCGGCGCTCCATGCGCTCCCTGATCGACCAGATGCTCGCGCGCGCGGAGGGCGACGGAACGACCCCGAGGGCCGCGGCGCACGCCATCGTCGCCGACCGCCTGCCGATCCTCGCGGAGAGGTTCGGGTGGTACAGGTGA
- a CDS encoding 5-guanidino-2-oxopentanoate decarboxylase, translating to MTSVHESAAVTRHSPEPPPPDRTHLTGGEALVRALATHGVTQAFGIPGTHNLEIYRHLTAYGVAHVAPRHEQGAGYAADAYARVTGTPGVAITTTGPALLNIAAAVGQAYSDSVPLLVISPGMPLRHPRQSTGLLHEMRSQSEALRNVAAFSHRVSSVAEIGAAVARAFTLFRSERPRPAHIEIPLDLLEATEPAGPARTAPPAAPRVPDAARVEEAAALLAHAERPALVLGGGARGAATQCLALAEQLAAPVATTANGKAIVDEEHPLSLGVSLHSTAVQEWLTTRDVVLAVGTELAESDIWTAEPLPFQGQLIRVDFDPAQMYAGVPADVPLVGDAAATLDALVTGTAATTPRTTGTPTETAAHTETATLKAARDSESRPRDAHWLPYLEAIRGVLAPDAVVTSDSAQCCYYGALPHLTLGPRARYLHPTGFGTLGYALPAAVGAKAACPDRQVVALSGDGGLQFSIQELATAAALQQPLAVVVFDNSGYGEIRDEMNARGDAPLAVDHARVDLPALARAYGGHGATAHSPEELAKLLSTALTTPAPTLIVVPEESA from the coding sequence GTGACGTCTGTCCACGAATCCGCCGCAGTTACGCGTCACAGTCCCGAGCCGCCGCCCCCAGACCGCACCCACCTCACCGGCGGCGAAGCGCTCGTCCGCGCCCTGGCCACCCACGGCGTCACCCAGGCCTTCGGCATCCCGGGCACCCACAACCTGGAGATCTACCGCCACTTGACGGCCTACGGTGTCGCACACGTCGCGCCGCGCCACGAACAGGGCGCGGGATACGCGGCGGACGCATACGCGCGCGTGACGGGCACGCCCGGTGTGGCGATCACCACCACGGGGCCCGCGCTCCTGAACATCGCGGCGGCCGTCGGTCAGGCCTACTCGGACAGTGTGCCGCTGCTGGTGATCTCGCCGGGCATGCCGCTGCGCCACCCGCGCCAGTCGACGGGCCTGCTGCACGAAATGCGCAGCCAGAGCGAGGCGTTGCGGAATGTGGCCGCCTTCAGCCACCGGGTCTCGTCGGTGGCGGAGATCGGTGCGGCGGTGGCGCGGGCGTTCACGCTGTTCCGCTCGGAGCGGCCGCGCCCGGCGCACATCGAGATCCCGCTCGACCTCCTGGAGGCGACGGAGCCCGCGGGCCCGGCCCGCACCGCTCCCCCGGCCGCGCCGCGCGTCCCCGACGCCGCACGCGTCGAGGAGGCCGCCGCGCTCCTTGCCCACGCGGAGCGCCCGGCCCTCGTCCTCGGGGGCGGAGCCCGCGGCGCGGCGACCCAATGCCTTGCCCTGGCCGAGCAGTTGGCGGCGCCGGTGGCCACCACGGCGAACGGCAAGGCGATCGTCGACGAGGAGCATCCGCTCTCCCTCGGCGTGTCCCTGCACAGCACGGCGGTCCAGGAGTGGCTCACGACCCGTGACGTGGTCCTGGCCGTCGGCACGGAGCTGGCCGAGTCCGACATCTGGACCGCCGAACCCCTGCCCTTCCAGGGGCAGTTGATCCGTGTGGATTTCGACCCGGCGCAGATGTACGCGGGTGTCCCGGCGGACGTCCCCCTGGTCGGCGACGCGGCCGCCACGCTGGATGCGCTCGTCACAGGAACCGCGGCCACCACACCGCGCACCACCGGCACCCCAACCGAAACCGCCGCCCACACCGAAACCGCCACCCTCAAGGCGGCCCGCGACAGCGAATCCCGCCCCCGCGACGCCCACTGGCTGCCCTACCTGGAGGCGATCCGCGGCGTCCTCGCCCCGGACGCCGTCGTCACCTCGGACAGCGCCCAGTGCTGCTATTACGGGGCCCTGCCGCACCTCACCCTGGGGCCGCGCGCCCGCTATCTGCACCCCACCGGGTTCGGCACGCTCGGCTACGCCCTGCCCGCGGCGGTCGGTGCGAAGGCCGCCTGCCCGGACCGCCAGGTGGTGGCGCTCAGCGGCGACGGGGGCCTGCAGTTCTCGATCCAGGAACTGGCCACGGCCGCCGCGCTCCAACAACCGCTCGCCGTCGTGGTGTTCGACAACTCCGGCTACGGCGAGATCCGCGACGAGATGAACGCCCGCGGCGACGCACCGCTCGCGGTCGACCACGCGCGCGTGGACCTGCCCGCCCTCGCCCGCGCCTACGGAGGACACGGCGCGACGGCCCACTCCCCCGAGGAGCTCGCGAAGCTGCTGAGCACCGCCCTGACCACTCCCGCCCCCACCCTGATCGTCGTTCCTGAGGAGTCCGCATGA
- a CDS encoding acyl-CoA dehydrogenase family protein, translating to MSELPTELVPLTPEQHAVVELARTFAAEEIRPRARAVDEADVETPWDLWRKAAKVGITGFMLPEEFGGGGFTDVFTQVLVQEELCVGDLGIGNLLCSNGFFADPVLALGTEEQQRTWLTPLAGPDTPMTSLATTEPGAGSDAASITTTARRTEGGYLLNGQKAWISNAGEADRYVVFAKTDPMQRSRGVTAFLLHKDTEGVTFGEPMRKMGQRAIVCREIFLSDAFVPEENRLGDEGQGFIGLMRTFDISRAVLGAAATGVARAAYEYARDYARTREQFGKPVIEHQAVAFRLADMRTRIEQSRLMTWRAARRLDAGLSATTEAAMAKLTASETAAYCTWAAVQTLGGWGYSREFPVEQWMRDAKLEEIEEGTSDIMRLIIARSL from the coding sequence GTGTCGGAACTCCCCACCGAACTGGTCCCGCTCACCCCCGAACAGCACGCCGTCGTCGAGCTCGCCCGGACGTTCGCGGCCGAGGAGATCCGGCCACGCGCGCGTGCCGTCGACGAGGCCGACGTCGAGACGCCCTGGGACCTGTGGCGCAAGGCGGCCAAGGTCGGCATCACCGGGTTCATGCTCCCCGAGGAGTTCGGCGGAGGCGGCTTCACCGACGTGTTCACACAGGTCCTCGTACAGGAGGAGCTGTGCGTCGGCGACCTGGGCATCGGCAACCTGCTCTGCTCCAACGGCTTCTTCGCCGATCCTGTGCTCGCCCTCGGCACCGAGGAGCAGCAGCGCACCTGGCTCACGCCGCTCGCAGGACCCGACACCCCGATGACGTCGCTGGCGACCACCGAACCGGGCGCAGGCTCGGACGCCGCGTCGATCACCACAACAGCCCGCCGCACCGAGGGCGGCTACCTGCTCAACGGCCAGAAGGCCTGGATCTCGAACGCGGGCGAGGCCGACCGCTACGTGGTGTTCGCCAAGACGGACCCGATGCAGCGCTCGCGCGGCGTGACCGCCTTCCTGCTGCACAAGGACACCGAAGGTGTCACCTTCGGCGAGCCGATGCGCAAGATGGGTCAACGCGCCATCGTCTGCAGGGAGATCTTCCTCTCCGACGCGTTCGTCCCCGAGGAGAACCGGCTCGGCGACGAGGGCCAGGGCTTCATCGGCCTGATGCGCACCTTCGACATCTCACGCGCCGTCCTGGGCGCCGCCGCCACCGGTGTCGCCCGCGCCGCCTACGAGTACGCACGCGACTACGCGCGCACGCGCGAACAGTTCGGCAAGCCCGTCATCGAGCACCAGGCGGTCGCGTTCCGCCTCGCCGACATGCGCACCCGCATCGAGCAATCGCGCCTGATGACGTGGCGCGCGGCCCGCCGCCTGGACGCGGGCCTGTCCGCCACCACGGAGGCGGCCATGGCCAAGCTCACCGCGTCGGAGACGGCCGCGTACTGCACCTGGGCGGCCGTGCAGACGCTGGGCGGCTGGGGCTACTCGCGCGAGTTCCCGGTCGAACAGTGGATGCGCGACGCCAAGTTGGAGGAGATCGAAGAGGGCACCTCCGACATCATGCGCCTGATCATTGCGAGGTCACTGTGA
- a CDS encoding MBL fold metallo-hydrolase, whose product MSRSLTSRSLTSGLRSLQPDAFGAEPTGARLDRIRRSPNFADGSFQNPEGARIRPDGSMLEFAKNYFRKEERARRAPTGTVPVHATTVADLAKPPVSGLRITWMGHSSVLAEIDGVRVLFDPVWGERCSPFAFAGPKRLHPAPLPLAALGPVDVVVISHDHYDHLDMSTIKALAHTDTVFAVPLGVGAHLEHWGVPADRLRELDWHESTKVAGVTLTATPARHFCGRGLRNTQHTLWASWVVAGSEHSVFHSGDTGYFAGFKDIGAEHGPFDVTMIQIGAYSEYWPDIHMTPEEGMRAHLDLQGGPAAGPMLPIHWGTFNLAPHAWTEPGEGTVTAARRSAARIVLPRPGEPFEPGAEALPTEQWWRPVAAVPQGGWPVAGPVAGADDTEIVVAG is encoded by the coding sequence GTGTCACGTTCGCTGACGTCACGTTCTCTGACTTCCGGGCTGCGCTCGCTCCAGCCCGATGCCTTTGGCGCCGAACCCACAGGGGCGCGGCTGGACCGGATCCGCCGGTCCCCGAACTTCGCGGACGGGTCCTTCCAGAACCCGGAGGGCGCGCGCATCCGGCCCGACGGCTCGATGCTCGAGTTCGCGAAGAATTACTTCCGTAAGGAGGAGCGCGCCCGCCGGGCCCCCACGGGCACCGTGCCGGTGCACGCCACCACCGTCGCCGACCTGGCGAAGCCGCCGGTGAGCGGGCTGCGGATCACATGGATGGGCCACTCCAGCGTCCTCGCCGAGATAGATGGGGTGCGGGTGCTGTTCGACCCGGTGTGGGGCGAGCGCTGTTCACCGTTCGCCTTCGCGGGGCCCAAGCGGCTGCACCCGGCGCCGCTGCCGCTCGCCGCGCTGGGGCCGGTCGACGTGGTGGTGATCTCCCACGATCACTACGACCACCTGGACATGTCCACCATCAAGGCGCTCGCCCACACGGACACCGTGTTCGCGGTGCCGCTCGGCGTCGGCGCGCACCTGGAGCACTGGGGCGTGCCCGCGGACCGGCTGCGCGAGCTGGACTGGCACGAGTCGACGAAGGTCGCCGGGGTGACGCTGACCGCCACCCCCGCCCGCCACTTCTGCGGCCGCGGCCTGCGCAACACGCAGCACACCCTGTGGGCGTCCTGGGTGGTCGCCGGGTCCGAGCACAGCGTCTTCCACAGTGGCGACACCGGTTATTTCGCGGGCTTCAAGGACATCGGTGCCGAGCACGGACCGTTCGACGTGACGATGATCCAGATCGGCGCGTACTCGGAGTACTGGCCCGACATCCACATGACCCCGGAGGAGGGCATGCGCGCCCACCTCGACCTGCAGGGCGGGCCCGCGGCCGGGCCGATGCTGCCGATCCACTGGGGGACGTTCAACCTCGCGCCGCACGCCTGGACCGAGCCCGGTGAGGGGACCGTCACCGCGGCTCGCCGGTCCGCCGCCCGTATCGTGCTGCCGCGCCCCGGCGAGCCCTTCGAGCCGGGCGCCGAGGCGCTGCCCACGGAGCAGTGGTGGCGTCCGGTCGCGGCGGTGCCGCAGGGCGGGTGGCCGGTGGCCGGGCCCGTGGCGGGGGCGGACGACACGGAGATCGTGGTCGCCGGGTAG
- a CDS encoding class I SAM-dependent methyltransferase, whose amino-acid sequence MDNDIAQYDTPQSNTAQADTPQPDIPQSDTAQFDTAQSDTLQSDTAQEWDERYRSRGQLFSGNPNGVLVDEAADLPPGQALDVGCGEGGDALWLARRGWQVTAVDVSEVALRRAAAAGADVAGRVSWAQADLAVTPPPAGAFDLVTLQYFPLLRSAGLPALRGLVDAVAPGGTLLFTTHALADLTEHTEATAEFDPADYYWADDIAVLLDAEGDRTWKIQVNETRPRTAPAPPGTHHHRDTVLRARRTA is encoded by the coding sequence ATGGACAACGACATCGCCCAGTACGACACACCTCAGTCGAACACCGCCCAGGCCGACACCCCTCAGCCGGACATCCCCCAGTCGGACACCGCCCAGTTCGACACCGCTCAATCGGACACCCTCCAGTCGGACACCGCTCAGGAGTGGGACGAGCGGTACCGCAGCCGCGGCCAGCTCTTCAGCGGCAACCCGAACGGTGTGCTCGTGGACGAGGCCGCCGATCTGCCGCCCGGCCAGGCGCTCGACGTCGGCTGCGGCGAGGGCGGCGACGCGCTCTGGCTGGCCCGGCGCGGCTGGCAGGTCACGGCGGTCGACGTCTCCGAGGTCGCCCTGCGCCGCGCGGCCGCGGCCGGCGCCGACGTGGCGGGCCGGGTCTCCTGGGCGCAGGCCGATCTGGCCGTCACGCCGCCGCCCGCGGGCGCCTTCGACCTGGTGACCCTCCAGTACTTCCCGCTGTTGCGCAGCGCGGGGCTGCCGGCGCTGCGCGGGCTCGTCGACGCCGTCGCACCCGGCGGAACGCTGCTCTTCACCACGCACGCCCTGGCGGACCTGACGGAGCACACTGAGGCGACCGCCGAATTCGACCCCGCCGACTACTACTGGGCCGACGACATCGCCGTACTCCTCGACGCCGAGGGCGACCGCACCTGGAAGATCCAGGTCAACGAGACCCGCCCGCGCACCGCCCCGGCCCCGCCCGGCACACACCACCACCGGGACACGGTCCTGCGGGCCCGGCGCACGGCGTAA
- a CDS encoding IS5 family transposase (programmed frameshift), with product MVRRHELTDAQWQKIESLLPGNGAPGGQWADHRRVINGVLFRARTGVPWPDLPERYGPWQTVYERHRRWSADGTWQRILTELQIEAAASDPDGALARTAAKEAEWAVNIDSTSCRAHQHAAGARHRPPGDFPQKGGGARVEADGREALGRSRGGLTSKVHFLADDRARPLVWQTSPGQRGDNPMLVPVLECLRIARRGPGRPRTRPDRLRGDKAYSSRDTRAYLRGRHIKVTIAQPEDQRSNRLRRGRAGGRPPAFDTGQYRRRSAAERCVSKWKQFRAVASRYDKRDYIFNGTLAVAAVVIWLRDTVQEPSETP from the exons ATGGTGCGACGCCATGAACTGACGGACGCGCAGTGGCAGAAGATCGAGTCGCTGTTGCCGGGAAACGGTGCCCCGGGTGGGCAGTGGGCGGATCACCGCCGAGTCATCAACGGCGTACTGTTCCGGGCCCGTACCGGGGTGCCGTGGCCGGATCTGCCCGAGCGGTACGGGCCGTGGCAGACCGTCTATGAGCGCCATCGCCGCTGGTCGGCCGACGGAACCTGGCAGCGGATCCTGACAGAGCTGCAGATCGAGGCCGCCGCGAGCGACCCGGACGGTGCCCTGGCCCGCACGGCGGCGAAGGAGGCCGAGTGGGCGGTGAACATCGACTCCACGTCCTGCCGGGCTCATCAGCATGCGGCCGGGGCCCGGCACCGGCCGCCGGGTGACTTCCCGCAAA AAGGGGGCGGGGCGCGTGTGGAGGCCGATGGACGCGAGGCACTGGGACGTTCCCGGGGCGGACTGACCAGCAAGGTCCATTTCCTGGCCGATGACCGGGCCCGCCCGCTGGTCTGGCAGACCTCGCCCGGCCAGCGGGGCGACAACCCCATGCTCGTCCCGGTACTGGAGTGCCTGCGGATCGCCCGGCGCGGGCCGGGGCGGCCCCGCACCCGCCCGGACCGGCTCCGCGGAGACAAGGCCTACTCCAGCCGCGACACCCGCGCCTACCTGCGCGGACGGCACATCAAGGTGACCATCGCCCAACCCGAGGACCAACGCAGCAACCGTCTGCGGCGGGGCCGGGCCGGCGGCCGGCCTCCGGCCTTCGACACAGGCCAGTACCGCCGCCGCAGTGCCGCCGAACGGTGCGTCAGCAAGTGGAAGCAGTTCCGTGCGGTCGCCAGCCGTTACGACAAGCGCGACTACATCTTCAACGGCACCCTGGCCGTCGCAGCAGTCGTCATCTGGCTCCGCGACACCGTCCAAGAGCCATCAGAAACGCCCTAG